CTAAGCAGTTGTACCAATTGGAAAAAGAGGAATTTAACTGAACAATGTATGCATTGTTTGAAGCTTATAACTTTTCTAGACCTTAAAAAAGCTTACTTTCTATGGgtctttttaaaaaaagtaatgtGACTTGGCATAGGAGAAAGCCATAAAACTCTGATTCAATCTCTATGCTCATTGTGAATTGATTGTAGGTGCTTATGTATTATCTCGCTTCCCTAGGATGCTTCCACGGGAGGTGTTTCTTTAGTGCCTGGATGATAAATATTCTCTTTCTTTCAGCGTAAGAAGTTTGATACTAAAATTATTACTTTATCCCAAAAAAGAAGGAAGCTGGTTTGAAGCTTGAAATGGTCTCCattaaaaatttaatatgttAATGAATTGATCAGCTAAGTCTTAACATTTAGAATTTTGGCATCTTCTTCTGACTGTCCGGATGGACAACCTAGTCCATCAACAGTTGAGGCATTTCATGCCAGCCCTAGACTCTCCAGTTATCGTGGTTGAGAGGATTTTAGTTGGGTTGATTGTTGAAACCCGGATCTTTTAACCTTTAATTGGGTTGATTGTTGAAACCCGAATCTTTTCACCTTTAACCTTTAGATTTTAGGTGTGAAGTTCTTGAATTTGAACAGATGATACATGCTTTCCAAATGTTGAACTTAAGAGCCTATTCCCATACATAAGGAAATCTTATCAACTAATTATGTCGGGGGTGCAATAGTTTGCTCTGGTGTCTTCGTTCAAAGAGGCAATAAAAATAACTTGCTATTCGTTTTCACATTCTTATCGTTTTTCATATTCCTATTATATTCCATATTCCTCTTATTGGTTTTTAATTAGATTCTAACATTCTTTGCTGTCTTCTAGCTGGCGTTTGCTTCCACGCCACTTTTTGAACCCTCAGCCATTCCATTACTTCTTGAAAAACTATCTTCTTCTCTGCCATCAGCAAAGGTTAGTTCCAACTATTTCTATTAGTTTTACCTTATTAGCATTTGGATTGAATGTATTATTTTGCAATATTTTCATTGATTCTTGTGCTACAGGTGGAATCTTTTAAGTACCTTAGCTACTGCACATTGAAATATGGAGGAGATAGAATGGAAAAATACACTGAATCCCTTTGGTCTGCATTAAAAGATGCAATATTTACTTGTCCGCACTCCGTTTTGTCAGTGGATTCCAATACAATAGATGGAATAGGTTTTCATGAGAGTGAAATTATGACGCAGGCCCTTGAACTTCTTCAGGTGCTTGTTCGGCAGCATAATGCGTCATTCTTAAATTTGATTCTGGGTGATGGGGACATAAGCACATTTCTAAAGTCCTTTTCCCAGTTCGACGATTTCAATAGTCTTTCTTCTGAATACAAGCAGAGATTACATGCAGTTGGTCTTATTCTTTCTGTTTGTGTTAAATCTTCTGGGTCTTCCTGCAATAAAGTTTTTGAAAGTTTCTTTCCTCGGTTGGTGGATGCTTTAAGGCTCTCGGTTGAAAATTCCCCCGAGGCTATTCATTCAGCTTTGGATGCAAAATTTAACTTCGGAGCCTTGTATCTTTGTGTTGAACTCCTTGCTGCATGCAGACAGCTGGTAGTCAGCTCCGATAAAGTCGCTTCAGTTCCGGATCTATCGCATGACACTTGGTGCCAGATACTTCATAGTTTCTCCACATCATTATGCAGTGTTTTCTTTTGTCTCATTCGAGCAAGTTGTGCTGAAAGCACTTGGAATGCTTATGTTTATGCAGCAGGTAAATACTTCTCACAAATGAATTTGTTCTGGAACTAAGCTGTCTTCTTTAGTCTTAGTACTATAGGTCATATGGTCTTACTTGTCCTGTCAAGTTTCCCATAGCTCCAATCTGCATTCTCCCCAAAAAGGTTTTATGATGGTAGGCCACGAGCTATTCATAGtttaaaatagtttaaaataGTCCACGCTTTGTCTTAGGATCACTTGGATCCTGTTAACGTCATAGGGAATGTGAGTGTCTTCTGTGCTCATTGTGTTTTGTAAAGTGTAATTTACTTGCTTTTGACTgaaacattcttttttttttgtgctcAATTTATAGTTAAAGGTTTGGAGATCTTGGCTACATTTCCTGGAAGCTTTATTTCAGCGTCAAAGTTCATGTATGAGAAAATCCTGCTGACTTTGATGTCAATCATTGAATCTGATTTCAACAAGACGTTTCTATGGAAGGCAGCGTTGAAAGTTTTAGTGGAAATCAGCTTGTTTGTCAATAAGTATGACGAGGATGTGAAGGCAGCTAGCTTTAACAGTATTGTCATGCAAAAGATTGTTTCTCTAATTTCTTCGGGTGACTTAAATATGCTGCCATCACTCAAACTAGAGGCCATTTTTGACATTGGAATGACCAGGAAGAGTTTCATGCTTACTGCTGCAAGCCAATTGGAGAAGACTATATCTGCCAACTTATCTGAGATTTTTGTACGTGTACTATTTGAAACCTCTAGGCCATTATTAATTCACCGCATGCTTCACCTGTTTAATTCTGGGCATTCTGAAGCCACATTACAGGAAATGTCATGTGCATCCTTGTGTTATTCTTAAGTCAAGTTTGTAGTGTCATTCTTCTCGTCTTGTGCTTCCTAGTCTCTTTTTACTTTAATATTGGACTTGTTTAGCTCATATCTAGGTGTATGCTTCCATGAACTCTTACTGCAACTGCCTAAACTAGAGTAGAGCATTGTTCTCTCTCTTTGGCATGTTTAGTACACATCTAGTAGGTGTTTGCTCCCATTAACTCCTGCTGCAAATGACTAAACTAGAAATggaggaccccccccccccacaactGTCTGTTTaactctctttttccttttcctagcTTCTTGACCTTAACAAAACTACTTTCTCTTGTTGCAGGTCCGTGGAAATCTGCAGTTAGCTGAATTGACAGCTGTGCTTTTGGAATGTTATTCCATTAAGGTACTTCCATGGTACGTAGGCGATCTTAATTTATCTTGTTTATTAGATTTCCATTCTATTCCATCTCTGTTCTGGATATTTCTCCCTACTGCATtctctattgtgatgcatcctcATATGGATGACCAGTAGTCTCTGTTGATTTTTCTTATGTGTGATATTTGATGCAACTCAGTTTTTTGCTGGTTCACTAACTTCTGCTTTGAAAAAGGAAGTCACAGTGTCATTTCCTGCTTATGGTGAAGTAAAAAATGTAATTTTGCTTGCTTTTTTCACTTATGCTCCCACAAACGAGAATATTAAGAATGAACTAAGAAATAAAAGAGGAAAGGATGTCACGTCCCGGACTACCCCTAGACGTGATTGGCACCCAGCTAACACCACCTGCCAGGCGAACCCATTTCTCATACGTTTAACCATTTACACAAACACCGAGGGAAAAATAAATACCGGTCTAAAAGTATTTTTAGTAATTAAAGACAAAATAGTTGTAAACTAATACCTTAGTCAATTGATAGAAATACCAACAATCACTCAAATGATAAAACTCTAGCCCAAATCCCACACTAAGGCCTTGAAACATCTAACAAAGTAACATGAGTTTAACTGACGGGTATGCAAACCCCAAAGAGAAGGAAATAACTAACATAAACTAGATAAAGCTGAAACGAAAGTCTCCACGAACAATGCGACGGCTCACCTCAGCAATAGGATCCACTCGAACAAACTCGTCAGTCACTAGCTCTATCTCCCGTAACGGTATCTGCATAGAGATGCAAgtaaggagtgagttatacgtATATATAACCCAGTAAGATCCTCGACCTGCCACTTTAAATACCTctggaacaagtgttagaaaatacaacACACTACAACAAGAACAATATACTAAACACGATAATTATACCATAACACAATGTATAGGTATTAACAGAGTTAACAACAATTAACTAACAAGAATACACATATCTCAACCTACTACACACTATGGACTTGTCATAACTGCAGTGAAAGAAATTAACCAACACCTCTATAAGACCACAACGGCACCACAATGCCTCAATTATGTAACAGAGCATACACAATGCTCACTGAAGCATAtacaatgccccaaatatatcaagaagcatacacaatgcccTAATATCATGGCTCTGAACCGTACCAAACTCAACACCATGGCTCACAGCCATATCAaagtatcaaactcaacatcatggctcACAACCGTATCAAAGTATCAAACTCAACACCATGGCTCACAGCCGTATCAAAGTATCAAACTCAACACCATGGCTCACAGCCGTATCacgcctatgtggcatgatgacatggcgagtcatcacactctcccccacctAATGTTGCGACGACCGCGGCGCAATGTTGTTGCATAAACTTtcggatcttatctttgaattgccataaatcttcatatcgttcccatgtggcctcctccggtgattgccccttccaatggacgaggaacataGCAGTGGCTTTTTGCCCTTGTTTTCGCCTGGTAATCCATGATAGCCTCAATCTCCCTATCATGCGATGAGGTGATAGTCATAGGCGCTCGACTTGATTGGCCCCTACTCGGATCATCTTTAtcttcatgatatggcttaagcaAGCTGGTATGGAAGACTgggtagatcttaagatacgatggcatgtcaagcttgtatgagatcttgcctaccttggcgactatcttaaatggcccctcatacTTGCGAATCAGATTCTGATGCATGCCCCATAGTGCCTTAAACTATCTTGGGTTAAACTTCgccatgaccatgtccccaaTTTTATAGTCCGTGGGACGCCGCTTACGATCtgcaaacttcttcatcttcttagctgccttatccaagtaggacttagcagtgtcaagttgctcctcccatcctttggccatatgataagcccccaaaCTCTTTTCCTCGAATGCGGCTGGtaatgaatgtggagtttgtggctgttggcctgtggctagctcaaatggtgtccgccccgtggactcactccgctgcaagttataagagaattggacgatgtctaggagccttgcccaatctttctgatacgcgcttacataatgcctcaagtagcattctagtaaggcattgacCCGTTCCGTTTGTCCATCTGTCTGTGGGTGGAAACTAGTGGAAAAGTGCAGTTCCGTGCCAAGTATGTCGAATAATTCTCTCCAAAAATTTTCAGTAAAACGGGGGTCTCGATCACTGATAatatgccttggtaagccccaatacttcaccacattcttaaagaatagcttggTGGATTCCTTAGCAATGCAACCTGGTGAGGCGGGCATGAAGGTagcatatttggaaaatctatccacgaccaccataatagtaccataaccaTCGGACTTCGGTaggcaagtgataaagtccatagtcacgctctcccatggacgctctgcaactggtagtggctccaaaagtcctccgggtttttgttgctcaaccttgtcctgttgacagacaagacaagtctgcacataacactctatgtcatctcgcatgcgtggccaatagtagactgactcaaccaaggccctagtgcgacgttggcctggatgaccagcccacattgtgtcatgactctcccttatgatccgccgtctaatgtctccaaacttagGCATGTAGACCCGCCGACCTGTGGTAAGCAGTAGACTATCTTCGACCCAAAAACGTCTCGTATTGCCCTGGTTGGCTAACTCGATAAGTTGTTTGGCTGTTGGATCATGCTGCACGCCTTCTTTTATAACCTCACGAATGTCCCATCTTGTTGAAGTGATTGCAGCAAGCTCGGCCttccggctcaaggcatcggctacaacGTTCCCTTTGCCCGGCTTATACTTCATCGCAAAATCAAATTCGGCCAAGAAATCATGCCACCTAGCATGTTTGGTGTGAGCTTCTTTTGCGTCTGAAAGTAGCTAGTAGCTACATTGTCggtcttgaccacgaacctcgacccgagcaaataatgtcgccatgtacgaaggcaatgcacaatgGCGGTCATCTCCTTCTCTTGCACCGTGTAACGCCGCtccgtctcatttaacttgcggctctcaaatgctatgggatgcttatcctgcatcaagacaccTCCAATGGCAAAATCCGAGGCATCGGTATGCACCTCAAATGTCTTGGTAAAGTAAGGTAATGCCAAGACTGGCTCATCTGTTACAGCTGCCTTGAGGTCTTCAAACGCCCTTTGACAATGCTCCgtccaaacccatggcttgttcttctttagcaactcGGTCAATAGTACAGCCTTTGCTGAGTAGCCActgatgaaccgacgatagtagttaacaaggccaaggaaggatctcaactcagttacctttataGGTGCCTCCCACTCCGTGATAGCACGTACCTTAGCCTCATCCATGCGTAGCTCGCCATTGCTAATAACATGGCCTAAGAAGTGCGCCTTTGATTGTGCAAACTCgcatttctccctcttgatgtatagctcgttctcccgtaagacttggaaaaccttccttaagtgctccATATGCTCCTCCAAGGTGTTGCTGTAAATGACTATGTCgtctaggtagactaccacgaaTTGTTCAAGGtagggatgaaaaatcttgttcatgagggtgcaaaatgtggctggtgcattggttaagccgagtggcatcaccaaccactcaaaggctccatatctcgtCACACATGTTGTCTTCATCTCATCCCTTTCTGCAATGCgaacctggtagtagcccttGCGAAGATCCACCTTAgtaaagtacttggcttgcccaagtctatcgaacaagtcagcaatgagcgggatcgggtacttattctttactgtgaccttattaagtgctcTGTAGTCTATGTACAAGCGCagtgatccatccttcttcttctggaacaatacCGGTGCGCAAAAGGTGCCTTTGATGGGCGAATGTGAACATCATCTAGCAGCTCTACAATTGTTTCCTGAGCTCCTCTAGCTCaggcggtgccatacgatatggggtaaatgcgggtggcttagcccctggctccaactcaatcttgtgatccacctctcgcctaggcggcaagtgcttaggcaactcctcgggtatgacatctttgttttcctTAAGCAACTTCTATATGCAAGGTGGTAGTATCTCTTGAAAACTCTGTCTTCCTCCAGACTTGCGATGGTTGCCACGAACGTCGGctcccccttcttgatccccttgacaacctgcatagctgagagttgtgcttggctctgtccgtgtggcatagacattgtaggtaccatgcaagctccttctcgctccataaccaagagatgttggaggtaggggtcgatcaaagtatgacaatgtctaaagaactcttgttccaatatgatgtcaaagatatccatagcggttacggtaaagtttgtcatacctttccaagttcccaatttgacaccaactccattagctaccccacgaGCATTTTGTACCTCGGCATTCACGGTCTTGACGCGGgagttggttggagcaagcttcaattctagtctctttgtggcagcctcagtcacgaaattatgagttgctccagtatCCACCATTGCACGAGCAGGCTTGTTGGTGATGGTGAGATCCACGTACTGGTTGCCATTCTCGATAGGTTGGATAGATTGCTTTGTGACAGCACCGCATAATCCGATCATACCTAACTGTGCGGTTCCCGAACTCTCTCCTTGCGGCTGCTCTTTCCGTTCACGGACCATGGCGCTAAGGCTCTTTAGGTCGGGGAAATTCCTGAAGCTGTGCGGCCCTCCGCATATGTAATATCCCTTCTTCTCGGCCTGCGCCTTCTTCTCGGCGTAGCCTTGACGGCCACTCAACTTTTTGGAATCTTGAGTCTTgtagtattgttgttgtatctccttgcCTTTGCCACGGTCTCCCCCACCTTTGACATTGTTAAACTTTGATTCTTTGACTTTCCTTTTGTCGTGCTTGTCATGCCtgaaatccatcaatgattcggcctccactatggcttggtctatattTGCGACTTGTCGGCGTTGTAACTCCTgcttagcccaattttgcaacccgtccatgaagtggaacaagtcatcattggtcaggttggggatttgaagcataagggtagtgaGCTCCTTGACATAGACACGTATGCTCCGTGTTTGCTTCAACTCCCTAAGCTTGCGTCTTGCCtcgtacaagacattgtttggaaagaactgtcgcttgaactcggctttgaactgatcccacgtgctaatagtacatagacctttatccacatcggccatcttccttctccaccatagcatggcaGTCTCTGAGAGGTACAACACTACAGTGTTGATCATGGCCTCGTCGTCCTTCACTTTGCCGTGCttgaagtagttctccaagtgccaaaggaagttttccacttcttgtgcatcacgaacacctttgaacaccgggggtttgggagcctcgatcttggcctccctcgtcaCCACAACATTGCTGGCTGCCTCGGTCACGCCAGCATTAACATGCTCCTCGAGTGAttctatctttgccttcatagcatcgatagtactcaaagcctccatgagtctgTACTCTAAGGCAGTGATAGTTTGCCTTAGTTCCATTTCGGTCTGTGtacgtccctccaagtcatttcggatgctctcaatctcttcaagagtgtgcccctcaagaacgctaagggtgccttccaccttccccaagcgttggccaaagatctccacggcgtccatccccgcgttcatcttcatcacccactctttaccgagcgAGACATCCTCGGGcaggacctccacttcatcctcgctcgcctcaatggcagatggttcttgggatgtaagcccttcgTTTGACACAACCTCGGGTGGCACCTCCTGGCCCTTGTTGGTGGCATTTCTGTTTTTGTTACGGCCGCTCTTGCCAGCAGCATCGTGGATGACGTTGACTTGAGTGTTGGCAGCGTTAATTTCTCCGTCGTTTGCCACtacgttgtcacgtccttagttgttaactaagtacacgtgcgacaTTTGataactcgctcacgatcttgtacaacttgctcacgttcttgctatgccaaatcagccttactacactcaagatcgctaagagaatggaagaaagaacacaagagaattgttaaaggaagctttgtattagagaggacttgaattgtttgcttgatgaattacaaatgaatgaccccctttatatattagtctcctaggggctagtatgtaaatatttattgttacacaagtccttaatatttacaagataaggactttctctagaattctctacaagcctagaagattccaaggactttcctagcaaatccatagggATCTAGGGTCTtccaaaggaaatgtccatactacTCTaaaatcttctcacaaatgcaagccttcctcctatgtaagcttccacatggcattaatatatgccaaatggcgcctatgtggcatgatgacatggcgagTCATCACATTATACCATATAATTCTTTCACTTCATTATTGCCATCATCATTACTACAATAATTGTGTCAATCATTGGCATAAGTATTATGTTTCCTAAATTCAAAATGGTAGAAATCAAAACTGGTGAAATTGTATCACCATAATTCTTTTCCATGGCAGATTTAAAAAAGTAGATTTCAACCCAATATTTCTATTTGCATTATTAATATTACTATACAACCATGGATGCTATTACTATTTCCTTCTTACTTTCTAATCACTACCACATTACTAGTTAATTAATGCCAACAACCAAGGAAAATAGATGTCCTACGTTTTAGTGGAGACTTTGAAAGGAAGGGTTAGGAATTAGTTCCAAATcattgaaatattattatatgggTACATATAATAACTATCCTCTGCAAAAAAATTCAATTCCATGCATACCATTGTACAAAAATTGATAAAGTACCTGATTTTATAGCCATTTCCTTCCACAAAAATTCCGCTAAGAAGCTTTCCAAAGAGTAGTCAACTCCCACTAATTGTTTCCGCTGTCACAGTGCCCTCTTTGTTCTTCCCTATATTATGGTATCTTCTAATGAAACAAGGAATCAATATTTTCCCTATTTAAATTTGTAAGTCCTAAAACGTGTAGTTGCATGAGATGCAGGTTTTGGGCCCACTCCTTTTAtccctattattattattattattattattattattattattattattatttaaaatcaCTTCCATGCTCACTAGCATGTATAATTATAAATTAGGCCCACTAACTATCTAATAAATTTTAAAACTCATTAATAAGTATGTATAAAATTTTCAACTATTACAAAGGAAGGAAGGgcaaagaacaaagggaaaaaggGAGATCTAAAAGTATACAGTATTTAGTTGTTCTTTTCTGACCTTTATTTCTGTTGTCACTGTTTCTTGTAGCATGGAAATGGTTAAGTCTCACATCCTAACAAAACAATCTGCTATATGATCCATTTGGCAGGTGGAGTCGGCCTATGTAGGCTGGAAGATGATCGGAATTTTTGGCTAGCAGTTGTATTTAAATGAGTTAAATAACTTAACAGTCCTACTTCATAAAAAAATAACTTAACATTCCCAATATTTTCAATGTTCTTTTACCAAAGCTCTGACCTGTAGTTTTTGGTTGCCTCTCAGGTTCCATTGCAATGGAGGTGCAGAGGAGGTCTCTTTGAATCTTGCAGTTAATATTTTTGCTAAAATGGAAAATATCACATCTTTGAGTCTAGGAGTAAAGGGAAATGTAAGCatagcatattttcttttcctCCTCTTCACATATCTTGTTCTATTTGAAGAAATATTTGATTTCCATCTTATTTTCCCACAAGTACGACTAAAAATGTTAACATACCATACTTACCTCAGGAGTTTCTGGACGCAACAATGGCTGCAATGAAGCAAGCTGTGGCAGGCTGTTCAGTGGAAAGCCAGGAAAAGGTTCTTCGGAAAGCTTTTGATATGATGGCAACATGCTCCTTATTCCTATCCAAGGATTTGATTCTAGGAACCAATCGCTTTAACAAGAAAAGTCAACTTGGTCAGACTTTTGATGGTTTGTCTTGTCGAGACGAATGGATTACTTCACTCTTCGCATCAGTTGTAATTGCGTTGCGTCCTCAAACTCGGATACCAAATATAAGACTGTTATTACAGTTGTTGACAACGACTCTCCTTGAAGGTCATTTACCGTCAGCTCAGGCCCTGGGGTCTTTGGTTAACAAACTTCCTGTAAATATATCAGAAGACTGTAGTCTCGAAGAAGTTATTGATACGTTATTCAAGAATGAGATGTGGTGCAACATTATTATTGGGAAAGAAGGCAATGATGGTGGTGCTGTTAATATGGGTAACCCGAGAATAAGCAGTATGAATAGTCATGCAGTTATTGGATTAGCATGGATAGGGAAAGGTTTGCTTATGCGGGGTCATGAGAAGCTAAAAGATGTGACTATGACTTTCTTGAGTGAGTTAGTTTCAAGTGGACATAATGGAAATTTGCTGCCTTTTAAGGATCAAATGAAAGATGGCGCAGAGCATGAAGTGCTTTGTCTCAGAAAATCAGCTGCGGATGCATTTCATATTCTTATGAGCGACTCTGATGCTTGTTTGAACAGGAATTATCATGCAATCGTTCGCCCACTCTATAAGCAACGGTTTTTCAACATTATGTTGCCTATGTTCTTATCTGCAATAGTAAAATGTGACTCATCCACTACACGGTACGTATCAATATAGTTGATTTCATTtgtttaattttttgtattggaGCAACGTTAAATTTGTTTCCGTGTAACTTATATGTCACGGATTTGAGACGTGGAATCAGCCAATAATGCTTACCCTAGGCTGCCTACGTGGCCGGGATGCTTCATGCACTGGGCTTcccttttttaaattttttgtataTCCCGTGCTTCATACTCTCATTTTGTATCTGGTTGATAATGGAGACTGTAATCTTCTGGTTTATGGTTTGTTGAAGAAAGTCAAGAAACATTTAGAAGCCTAAGAACGCCAATAGATGTTAAGAAGCTTTTGTGGTCTTTGTATTAAGTTAGTTTATTGAGTAATTTTTATTAGCTTGcttaaagaacaacaacaacaacccagtataatcccactagtggggtatggggagggtagtttgttcgcagaccttacctctaccctggggtagagaggttgtttctgatagaccctcggctccctccctccaataactccccaccttgctcttggggtgactcgaactcacaacctcttgctTAAAGAagtcatttttatttaatttcaatAATTCTGAAGACTATCAGTGTGAGCCATGAGGTGCTAGTTATGAGTTAATAGCGTATGTTCTTTCTAAAACAAAGTTAATAGTGTATGTTCTGAAGCTGCTCATCAAAGGCGGAAAGGGGTATGTGGCTCTAGCataatttggggggggggggggtactttatcggaaaaaaagaaaaagttgggGAGGTGGTTTTCTTCTCATTTATGAAATTTCAATACtcatctggaaaaaaaaaacggAATCAATATTCAAGCTTGCCCATCTTGTATGTCCCAGTTTGTTACCTATGTTATGCGCGATCTTCATTTGCCTAAATACTTGTGTTCTACTCGTATATGGGTTGTTTCATGTGCTTTCTGTAGATTCTCTATTTTTTAGGAATACCTCTTGTATGCGGGAGTTATCCcaattattaaattaaattatactTTACTTGATATAAAAAAGTATGGGTTGTTTCATGTGGATTTTCG
This DNA window, taken from Nicotiana tabacum cultivar K326 chromosome 4, ASM71507v2, whole genome shotgun sequence, encodes the following:
- the LOC107788467 gene encoding MMS19 nucleotide excision repair protein homolog encodes the protein MAATPTIEYVNHIESYVSSSSSPAQQAASIDAIALLLKNDLLTLEVLVREMEMYLTTTDNIIRSRGILLLGELLMQLISKPLGDTAISSLVEFFTERLADWKALHGALVGCLALLRRKSDAGMINKSQAKAVAQSYLQNLQVQLLGLQDRKLCLQILECLLDRYPDALLSLGDDLVYGICEAIDGEKDPQCLMLIFRVVEVLAQLFPESSGPLANFAGDLFDILGCYFPIHFTHPKGDEIDVKREELSRALMLAFASTPLFEPSAIPLLLEKLSSSLPSAKVESFKYLSYCTLKYGGDRMEKYTESLWSALKDAIFTCPHSVLSVDSNTIDGIGFHESEIMTQALELLQVLVRQHNASFLNLILGDGDISTFLKSFSQFDDFNSLSSEYKQRLHAVGLILSVCVKSSGSSCNKVFESFFPRLVDALRLSVENSPEAIHSALDAKFNFGALYLCVELLAACRQLVVSSDKVASVPDLSHDTWCQILHSFSTSLCSVFFCLIRASCAESTWNAYVYAAVKGLEILATFPGSFISASKFMYEKILLTLMSIIESDFNKTFLWKAALKVLVEISLFVNKYDEDVKAASFNSIVMQKIVSLISSGDLNMLPSLKLEAIFDIGMTRKSFMLTAASQLEKTISANLSEIFVRGNLQLAELTAVLLECYSIKVLPWFHCNGGAEEVSLNLAVNIFAKMENITSLSLGVKGNEFLDATMAAMKQAVAGCSVESQEKVLRKAFDMMATCSLFLSKDLILGTNRFNKKSQLGQTFDGLSCRDEWITSLFASVVIALRPQTRIPNIRLLLQLLTTTLLEGHLPSAQALGSLVNKLPVNISEDCSLEEVIDTLFKNEMWCNIIIGKEGNDGGAVNMGNPRISSMNSHAVIGLAWIGKGLLMRGHEKLKDVTMTFLSELVSSGHNGNLLPFKDQMKDGAEHEVLCLRKSAADAFHILMSDSDACLNRNYHAIVRPLYKQRFFNIMLPMFLSAIVKCDSSTTRCFLYQAFAHLISETPLAAIVGDAKKVLPVILDCFLMLSKDVSHKEIIYSVIIVLSGIITDKNGQEAIIENAPTVICRLTELTSYPHMMVIRETAIQCLAAMSELPHARIYPMRTQVLQALSKALDDTKRVVRQEAVKCRQAWASITSRSLHF